In Lycium ferocissimum isolate CSIRO_LF1 chromosome 7, AGI_CSIRO_Lferr_CH_V1, whole genome shotgun sequence, the sequence CTTTCATGTTGCAAAAAGGTAGACATTTTTAATCCGAAGCTAAAGATAAAACCTAAaactaaccaaaaaaaaaaaaaaagaaggaagattGTATAATAGAAATGGTCAACAGTTCTACACCCACTAAGCTTCGGCATTCTTGGTAACTTCGTATGATTGTATCTTCTAAAAAGATTTGAGAATctgaaaacaacaacaacaatagaataATGAACGCAGCGGCCATGGCCTGTCTCTGTTTGGACAAAAGAAGTGGGTGGATGAATAACCTTTAGATTAGTTAAATGCGGTTCTCTGTATTTGGAGTTTTGAGTAtgattttttaagaataaaCCATCTTTACGTTGTATTTTAGTTAATTATTCTATGATGAATTTATTGGAGATTATAAGCTATAATAGTTATTGTTATCATCAAATACTACTATTTACCTAACACTTACTGtttgattatcatattttgtttcaaaaattaaaatctgTTGGGAACTGTTTATCACATTTtctttacaaaattaaaatctGTTGGAAATTCTAGCCCTGCTGGGTACAGAATCGTCTTGGTTACAGAGcattttatccttaatttgGAAGTGTTGGCGCGAATTCAAATTTAATCGGACTCCCATACATGTATCTGTAACCGAGTGTAGAAAAAAAAGATCTcttggattttttttgaaacttacCATATTGCCAATTGACTGCTGATAAAAAAGATGTAATGATTGATGAGAAACAGGATGgaacaaaaaaatattcataaGAAGACAGGTAAAAACCTAAACGATGATTACAAGTCTAACACTTaagcggatccagaatttttaatttatgagtttgaataatagtagtaactttttttagttatataGATATAAATATAGGAGTTTGAGTCAAAGTTACTGGTAACTCGAATGGCCCTTTAATTTTAAATGCTCGTCATGGCATCCGTCAGGCCTTCTGAATTCCTGTATATAAATTTGTGATGAGTAGAAGCATTACATGAAAAGACAGAATaagaaatagaaagaaaaaaaaatccagagTGGAATGCAAGCAGTGGCGATGGCAGCTCAACCAGTGATCAAGGTAGTTGGGCTCTGCGGTTCCCTCCGTGAAGCTTCCTGGAATCGGGGTCTCCTCAATGCCGGTACAATCTTATTTTCTCTGtttctttttaaagaaaatttgcaTTTGGTGTTTTGAACTGGTAGAGAGTAAATTTTCTTAAGTAATAAAACAGTAGAATTGGAATTCCGTGCTTGTAATTGCTACTCATGATTGTTGGATGTAGCGATGGAGATATGCAAGGATTCTATAAAAGGAATAGAGTTTGAGTACGTGGACATATCGCAGTTGCCGTTTACGAACGAGGACCTTGAGGTGAAGGAAACTTATCCCTCAGCTGTGGAGGCTTTTCGTAAAAAGATTGAAGAAGCTGATTGTTTCCTTTTTGCTTCTCCTGAGTACAATTACTCCGTCACTGgtatccttctttttttcttttcatttgctCTAATTGATGCTCCAATTAACTATCTTGAACCTAATTTAGACTTAAAATGATTCTTCTTTTTGAACATCTTACATTGTTACTCAACATTTGCGCAAAAAGTAGAGTAATTTGCAAGGTTCCTGGAATCAAGATTAGTTTAGCTCTCTCCTCAGGGGAAGCAGAATATGAACATAGTTACTCGATTATTTACTCTGTTTTTATGTCTGCTGTCTGGCAATTCCAATCTTTAATCCGTTCTTTTATGGAAACTATTGATTGACTATGTGCTACAATTGGTCTGAGGTTTGATTACTTTAGTgctattttaactttttatgcACGGAGAATCTgaaaacatcaataatcatgatttATGATGCTTTATCTTTGGTGAGAAGTGAGAACAGAGCTTTCAGTAATTACAAAGGAATATAAAGGGAAGAGaagattaagaagaaaaaaaattgaaagctgGCAAAGGGAAAATAATCGGTGTTCATTGAGATTCTAAATGGTCATGGTGTGTATTAGGGCCCATGGTCACTAATGCTAATTAAGCATGGCACTTTATTCTGTTCATCTTTAACTTTTGTTTAGTGGAGGTTGAACCAGAAAGATGCTTGAAATGGTTCTTTTGTAAAAAGTTATGGTATAAATAAGCTGCAAAAAAACTACTTTTACTAAAGAAAAAGTTTCTCATTAGCAGAACAATTAAAATGACATACTATGAGAAATATTCATTATCTAAAATATTATCTCATTCAGGTTATTTGTAGGATgatcttctttctttcaagaGATTAATAAGAGCAAACTTACGAACTTGAAAGGGATAACTAAATGTATTTGGTTGTAAAACAATGTGCGAATGAATGTTGTAATTAGCTGGAACGTAAGTCGTCTAACATCTGTGTGACATTTGAATACTCCAGAAGAACTGTTCAAGTTAACTGCTGGAAAGATATCTTATTAGCTCGTCTTTCAGGTTGATATGTTGAAAATTTAGTTTTCCCCTCTTCTGTTCGTTTAGGGGTTAACTTGGTTCATTTAATTGGAGGAGTGAGTGTTAAATGAGTTAATACCTTTGGGTTTTTACGTGTTTTTATTTAGTATTGCTAATTTGTTTAAGAAACCAATATCTATTGGTATCTGTTCTGGTAATTAATAGGTGCGACTGTAAGAGTTGAAGTAAGCATAGCCTGTACGTCTTAATTCGAATTAATGATTTGATTGCCTTGTTTGGATCCAAGCCCTTACCGTTTAAAGTATCATATGTTGAAGACTCTGGATATGCAGCCTTACCCCTCAGCCGCCCAATTGTCGTGGTACACAATGTTGACGTACTATGTTAATACGGGTGCAAATAGTGTGATGGATTTTCACTTCTTGCGATGATACATTTGGCACTGCTGACTATCCTTTCTTGCTCCTTGGATAGCACCCTTGAAAAATGCAATTGATTGGGCATCTCGACCTCCAAATGTTTGGGCTGATAAAGCAGCAGCAATTGTGAGTGCTGGAGGTAACTTCGGTGGAGGACGATCACAATATCACCTTCGACAGATAGGAATCTTCATTGATCTTCATTTCATTAACAAGCCTGAACTTTACGTTTGGGGCTTCGAGTCACCACCAAAGTTTGACAGTGATGGTGTGCTGATAGATGAAGAAACCAAGCAGAGACTCAAAGCTCTTCTTTTGGCTTTACAGGCATTTTCCTTGAGACTGATCAAAGGCAAGTCTGAGTAGCTTCTACTGGTAAATGTGATCCATTTGTTCATCCAATATGGGATGGTGAAAATTGTATCCAGTCAATATATCCAGCTCTCAGGAAAAAAGGGTTCTTGTACTTGTAGCCTTGAAGCATCTTTTCAGTTGATTTGTTAAGTTAGCAGGATTGAAAGTGTGTAAAAGTTTCATGTAGTTTGATTGAATAATTGCTGGATAAGTAAAATCTCTACCTAAATTAGTACTAGTTGTATTAAGTTACTCTGGCTTAATGTTCACTCTCGAATTTACTTTCCCTTGATTCTTTTCCGTTTGGCCCTGTTGTCCTTTTCAACTTTTATTAGgaatttaatttgttttttctctTGAAAAAATTGTGATTGCAGTTAGCATCACCAAATCAGGAAGGCTTCAATGCCATGTTATTGCACTATCTGAGTTGGAAATGTGTAGTCGAATCCCTCTGTAGTGTGTGCTATAGAGGTGACAAATGTCAGTTATCAATGGCATTTAGTAGCAGATTTTTTCTTTCACATTTCCCTATCTAGAGAGGTCCCTATATTTATTTATAGATGCTTTATCAATTTGCATGTGGAAATTTAAATGGCCACATACATAAGCTGTTCCTGAAAATtgtcattaattttcatttatacACTTTCTTGTTCCTATTAAACACTTCGAGATATTTTAAAATGTACCTATCAAACACACAAAGTGTTCTGCATTTCCTTTAGGTGCATGAATTGATAAAgaaaacggaaaaggctcaaatatgctattaaactatcgaaaatgggactcatttatgtcactcattaATGATAGTTTGCTCATTTATCTTTATTAGTATAAAATTGCTCATTTATGCacctcatcaatagtttggatCATTTATCGTCATTTACCattatcaaaatgactcatccatgccatttttcattaacgctgGTTTTATAATACGGATATGACGTATGACCTCCATTGGAGATTATGGTTGTAGGTGGGTAGGGTGTATGGGTCGGagttttttattaatttgggatttaaaatgtTGATTTAATTAAGCGGCGAAGACTTCTAATTGGAGGCgatgtcatatatggtattataaagcggcgttaatgaaaaatggcatggatgagtcattttggtagcAGTAGCGATGACATAAATGATCAAAACTATTGATGGTGGCGTAAATGAGTCAATTCGATAGTTGATACGCATAAATGAGGCAAAAGACGAACGACATAAAAAGTTCATTTTAATAGTTCGATAATACGTATTTGAaacttttcttaaaataaagaaaataatgttttacttttttctttcttaaaaactcacattttcttttaattctcTAGGAGCAAGAACTCATCACCTTCAAACAACCCATCAATCTCTAAACTGGCGTGATATATTAATTTAACTGGTTGAAAGTTTgttgattttctaaaatttttggAGAGAGTTATGTTGACCGATCTGAAGCTTTTGAATCCATCTGCACCCCTATTTGGGCTTTGCTTAGCAACACAACATTGTCGTTGGGTAAGGAGGAAGATACGAGTGGAGGACAAACCCGATAGTCCCTTCGCCGTCCTCatttatgtggcacactttattttctaatttgtCCCAAAAACAATATTATTGTTCTAATATTACAaacaatttgattttaaaaaatttcttttactcttaataaaataatgggcaaaggtgcaaatatactccTCAGCTTTGCGATTTAGGGCatatatacccctcgttataaaagtggtgtatatatactcCTGCCATTATAAAATGATGTAAATATAtccctgccgttacaaaatggtgcaaaacATACCCTTTTCActgatggattttttttttaaaatcattaggtaattttttaattaaaaacaagctacgtgactttaaaaaaaaatctaaccatttttttttagtagacatacttttctaaagtcacatagtaatttttttttccagtggATCGGGTCtggttcattttaaaaaatggatagacttattttttaaagtcacagaGATATTTTGTTAAAACAAACCAGATCCGAACCACCGGAAAAAtattactatgtggctttagaaaagtatgtctcttctaaaaaaaaaattattagactttttttttttaaaatcacgtggcatttttaattaaaaaataacctaaatgattttttttttaaaaaaatctcgTCAGCAAAAAGGGCAAATTTGCACAGTTTTGTAACATCaaggatatatttgcaccattttgtaacggtaggggtatatatacaccacttttgttACGAGGGGTATATCTACtgtaaatcgcaaagttgaggatTATATTTACACCTTTGCCCTAAAATAATTTAGTCACACATtgtctaaggttattttagcTTACAagtgtcaaatttttttttaaactttttttttaaactttattaGTCGAATAATATAGATCACATATATTGAGGCAAAGAGTAAGctgtcttgaaaaaaaaaagggggggaagtgGGTGTTTGATGTAAGAAGGGGGGAGGAGATGGTACATAGAGCATCTAGTGGGAAGGATGATGAAGGGAATGGCTTCTGATTAGAGAGAAGCTTGGGGAAGAAGAccataaggatttttttttttcggctaaaaacccatttttttggATTAATTTTGACTAAAAAGTCACGTGGTTGTTTTTCATTTGCTACTTTTTTCATGCTCCACCGTGTGAATTTCACGCATTATTCTGTTTTACTAGTTAGTCGCGAGGTGTTTCGTAGACACACTTTGGATAGGGGAAAAAATCATATATACGGCCCCATACATCTAATTTGTAGTCGACATAGCCCATTATACTATCGGTGTATAGATAATGTATTTGCtcaatataattatatataaacattacatatacatttatatataatgtaGGTTTtgtataatcatatataaacACACGAAACCAACTCAACATACagtatataaataatatatctcttctatatatctatatataagttgCTCAACTTCTTTTGTAACTTTTGCATCTACTTGATGcatttttaatgaaattttcATTGAGCATAGAAAACAAGGtcgagaaaaaggaaaaaaaaaacatagaaggaaaaaaaacagaCATTTATTCTAATGTAAATTTAATGGGACAAAAGAGTATCTGAATATTATGCACAAAACATACAGCCACAAGCCAAGTAGGCAGCCAATGAGTAAACTGAACAAATTGTTTGCCTTTTTGGTTATACTTGTTTCTGTTCCTAAATTTAATTTCGATAGTCTTCCGAATTAAAGATCTAAAAGGCTGTGAGAGTGAAATagatttgtttttctttttctttatcagTAAAGTGAATAAATGTACTGAAAGATTTCGAAAATAGATGAGGAATAACGAAGATTATACGGCAATAAACCAATAGTTGAGCTAAATATGGTAAAGAAGATGCCCGAATGATATTCATGGGTGATTATCTCCTTTGGATATACGTGAAAGTATATAATAGGAACAAACTTTAGTTAAggtattaaaataaaaattgatgaCAACTTTAAGAGTTGTTTATGTATTTGGCTAAATTATATTTTACGCAACATGAATGAGGGGCTGCCATTTTATGGGCCGAAGGGCATGCGTGCCCGATTTTAGGATCACCATTTAAGCTATATTTGCCGAGTATGAAAATTTGCAAGTATATCCACCTCGAAACAACTTCAAACTTGTCGTATTTGAATT encodes:
- the LOC132063722 gene encoding NAD(P)H:quinone oxidoreductase-like → MQAVAMAAQPVIKVVGLCGSLREASWNRGLLNAAMEICKDSIKGIEFEYVDISQLPFTNEDLEVKETYPSAVEAFRKKIEEADCFLFASPEYNYSVTAPLKNAIDWASRPPNVWADKAAAIVSAGGNFGGGRSQYHLRQIGIFIDLHFINKPELYVWGFESPPKFDSDGVLIDEETKQRLKALLLALQAFSLRLIKGKSE